The DNA window GCGTGTTGGGGTCCCAGAGAGTGGTGTAACCCTGCTGACCCTGGACCTGCGGGCTGGCTGTTTGCGCAGGCACCGACAGGACGGCCACGTTCGGGTCCTGTGCTGGCACAGCAGGCTGGACAAACTGCTGAGTCTGTGTGCCAGAGGAAAGCTCCAGAGAGGCAGGGATATGTGCCAAGCTGGAGGCAGGTCCGGCCTGGGTGGTGGTGGAAGAGGGTGAAGCTAGGTTGAGATCTGATATGATAGGCTGAGTGGGTGTTTGTTCGAATGTGCCAGGAGCTGGCGTGACGCAGAGAGGCTCTACAGCAGGTGTTGGCAAAAGCACTTTTCCTGCATTGGGATTGGTGGGATCCACGTAGGTTTGAATAGGGTATCCAGGCGGATAGGTCATGAAGTTTGGACTGGAGGCGTAGGCCAGTGGGTTAAATGCAAGAGTCTGtaattgctgctgctgctgttgttgctgctgctgttgttgttgttgttgctgctgctgttgttgtttctgGGCCTCCCGCTGAGCCACTTCCTGCTCGAAGAGCTTTCGTCGTTCCTCAGTAGACAGCTTGTTACGAGACTCTTTAGTGTGGAGTTTCTTCTTGCTGCTGGACTGCTCGTAACTACAGAAATAAAGCATGACGATGAAGGTGTCAGTAACCACACAttggaaatggaaatctttatgtaaaagtaaaatttcaGGTTTTCAGgtcacaaaaatgcattattttataattaaatttattaaggaaggaaggggAAAGAATACAATGTTGTTTAGTGATTTTGCTTCGAAACCTTCAGAACCGAATCATTGTGGCTTATTTTGCCAGCGCAGGTCACCTATGAATGAAAATTGGTTCATGCTGTCCCAAACACTCTAGTTTTAAGTTTgtatgatttaagaacaaaaagaGTGATTAAAAGAGAGGTCCTTTCTCTCTCCCACTTCACTTCCAGTCTCCTCTAAGTTTTTACTATCacaatgaatgtaaaaaaaaaaatagaaatattgatCTTAAATCTTACCGGTCGTCATTTCTGCGGCCCCTCTCATAGGCAGAAGGTGGTAGAGGGGAGGTAGAACCTCGCCGTCGTTTTCTATCTGCGCTGCGAAGAGACGATCTCTCTCCATCCCTCTCCCGCTCCCTCTCACGGTCCCAGTCCCGTTCACGCTCCCAGTCTCTATCCCGGTCTCGATCCCGATCAcgctccttctctctttctcgctctctctctcgacTGCTTGAAGGTGTGCGAGGGGTCATAAGGGCTTCTCGATCACGACTGCGGTCTGTTTCGGGGGGGTGgattattagttatttaaaaaaaaaaaaaagtatgaagtGGTTCAAATTAAACGTTTGAAGTATGATTCATTCTAGACATACCACTTGACTCTTTTTCAACCTGGCTCTTCTTTGGTATCCTGTAAACCTCCTGAGAGGGAAAACAAACACCTTGTTTATCTGCAATTCAACATGATCAAGTACACAATTAAGTATATTGCTGCTATAGTGATAGATTTAGCACAgttaataaatctaaattatattCTGGTTATTATGTGCcctaacatacaaaaaaaacttaaaaacgtTAAGTATATTTTTGGGCTTTGTATCGACCCTGGATTAAACACACCATCTCAAACGTGACCCTGGACAACAAAAAGTAGCACAAGTATATTTGTAgtcaacaatacattgtatgggtaagaatttgtgatttttcttttatggttaAAAACATCaggatattaagcaaagatcatgttccatgaagatatttagtaagtTTCCTATCTCAAATACATCAAACTTAATTTTCGATTACTAATTAAATTCTTAATGCATATTTGGATTTAATTTGGAATTTAAATGGTGATTTTCACAGTATTTTGGTTTTTccttagattccagatttttaaatagttgtctCTCAGCCAAATAATACTGTCATATCCTAAAAAAGCCCACGTCAATagaaatcttatttattcagctttcagattatgtattaatctcaatttcaaaaacatgacTCTTATGAATGGTTctgtggtccatggtcacaaaTGATGAGTCCCATATTAGAGCCTGTACTTGCATATTagagtaatacaaaaaaaaaatcagggtAAACCATAAATTATCATCCCTACTTTTAACAAATCTTAGGCTTGCCTTTAAGTCTTTCCAACTGTCCAGCAGCCGGGCGGCCATGTCACTGATATCAGAAGCCCGAACTTGTGGCTCCTGACTGCGCTCACTCTCGACATCAGAAACGCCTTCCTCTTCATCTTGAGAGGGAGTCCCCACTGCAGCGCCCTCTGCTGGAACAGTCACAATAGCCAGGGCCGAGGCATCAGCAGAACCGGTAGCTACGGCAGCCTCTGATGCGTTTTCAGTAGAAACAGCAGCAGACTCGGATGGAGTGTTTTCCACAGAGGCAGATGGAGAATCTGTAGGTGCGCTCTCTATGACAACAGCTGTAGTTTCAGAGGATACGCTCTCAATTATAGTTTCCGACGGTTGCGTGGGTGTGATTTCTGCAGTGTTGCAACTTTCATTCCCTTCGGAGCTGGACTGTTCAGAAGATGCGTTTTCCACCTGTGTCTCAGTCATGGGAGTTTCCATTTCAGCAACTACATCATCACTAATGTCCACTGCAGATGTGGCGTCCGTGACTGTAGGGGTATCTTCAACAGCTGCGGGCTCCGTCTGGGACTCCGATGGCTCCTCGCTCTTGGTCTCTTCCACAATCTTCTCATCCTCTAGTTGTTCTTCAAGCTTAACAATGGGTTTTTCTTCAGCGTCTTGCGTCTCAAGGGTCTCCCTCTCAGTGCCAGTGGCCTCTGGCGTTATATGTGTGACTTCTTCTGTTTCACGAGGCTCCTGTTTCAATTCGGGCTCAAGCTCAGCTTGACTCTCAGAAGGAGTTTCACTGTTTTCTACTTTTACCTCCCTTTCAATTATGGCTTCCAACTGCGAAGGCTCATCCTccatctcttcctcttcttcatcctcctcttctttccCATCTGAAGCTTTACTAGCATCGGACATGGCACTGTCCAGACTGTTTTCACTGATGATCTTCAACCTACGGTAGACTGCTCGCTTGGGAGTGTCCCCATCCAGCTCAGCAGCCAGCTTGGCTGGTGGACCATCAGGGGTGTTGAGGGGCGTTTGGGCACGTGAGGTGCTCTCACTGGAGTAGCCGTCCTGTTCTGCCGGTTGGCCGAGTGGCCGGCTTTGGGCCCAGCGCTGGATAAACTGCAGCACTCGGCTCTCCTCCAGCATGTTCTTCGTAGAGATGGGAAGCACTGCCAGAGCCTTCATTATCTAAGAATGTGCCAAaataccaaaacaaaacatatagcTTTAGGAGACAGCACCCTAAATTGTAGCTCAAAACTACATACAGCCTTACCACAATTAAGctacatttactaaaatatcaGACCATTATGAAGTTCTGGATTTTGCTTGAGGAAAATGGCagaaataataactaataactagCATATAACTAGCAGCCCACTAATTTGCTTGGGGATCTGCTCTTAAATCCTCTCCCTAAATGTGCATGTTCTGAACTCATACCTCCAGCTGTAGTTTAATGTTGTTTACAGAGTTGCTTTTAGCCTCAGAAAGCTCAACCATAAATATCCACAGCAGCGAGAGGCCGTGGTGATCCAAAAACTGCTTCAGGCACAAGGGATTCTGGGTATTCTGCAAAGGCATGCAAAAAATTCAGTAAGAtcaatcagtcatttaaaatgctCAATGCAAAACTATACTGTGCAATAAATCAAACATCTAAATGTGATGGTTTTGCTGTATACCTGAATGAGTTTAAGGCAGGTGAGTCGCTGCTCCATTGTCTCCACTCGCACCATGAGCCTGCAGAGCGAGATCACATCTTTCTCTCCGCACAAGCCTTCTCCATTCTCCTGCAGAGCCTCCAGCTCTTCATCCAACTGCAAAACAATTTCAACCAGTTAGACAGCAGCCGCAACCCAGGAGAAATCTTTCTGTGATCTTGATCAAACTGTGAACATTGCAAAAGCTCACTTCCAATTTCAAATCAGTCAATTTTATGTATCAGGGGGATGTTTTCCccattttgtttgctttcttaGTGCAGTTCTGCGCCAGAGATGAAGACTGCTAGTTCAAACAAGCCATAAAAACCTCAAAATGCAATTAGCTTGAATGCATGCAGAATATATTAGCAGTGTTATTTGTAGACTGGAACCAGCCCTGAAAGTCTCAGAGCAATTAACATGCAAGCAAGAACAAAGCTGACCCAGATCGTTGCTTTGGTACTGCTGGTTTAAGATAACACTTTGCTACAACAGTTGGAAAATCTGGCAGGCCATGTGTTATTTGTGCCTAGCGTTAACACACAATTGTTCCACTGCAAATGTTGGCTAAATTTAATCACTGAAACATGATATCAGAGTCATAGACTTGACACATAAAACACTTCCCATCACTGCATGGGTTTATTCTGCCTTTCTCTTGTCATTTCCAATAGCTGGATGCGACACGATAATTGAGTCCTCTTGCTCACCGTGGTAAGTGCACTGTCAGTGTCTTTCTTCCGTGAGCGGTCCCTCTGTTTCTTACCACCTGCTGCTCGGACGCTAACCCGATTCTCTCCACCGATTAAACCTCGGCAGCTAGGAGCTCCACAGAAACACTTCTGGGCCTCTTTACTGGTGGACAAAAGAAGCAAGATATGATATTGTGTAAAGCGTTTGTTGAGTTTCATTTCAAGAAAAACTCAACTATACATGAAAAGGAAATGACTGGATCTTTTACCCGTATCTTTGGAACTGATAATCAAAAGTGAGTTCTGTTCCAGCCGTCACAGCTTTTGTGGTGAAGAAGCCAACTCGGAGCTGGCCATTTACGGTCCACTGCAAAGGGTGTGATGGAttagaaatgcaaaacaaaaattttacaTGGAAATCAAAGGCTCTAAATTCCTGAAAGAAGCACCTATTCCTACATAAACTAATGCATGAAGATGTGAATAAGTAGTTGACCTCAATAACTTATTGTGTGGTTGCTAGACCAAAGAGTTTGCCATTTTGATCTTGCTCTCATTGATAGTAAAATCACACTAcaatttcatttacattttctattgacATCCTGCTTCTCATCCTTTATGAACAACATACTGGAACTGGAAGAACGATGTAGATATACTGTACAGCAATTCAGAACTAGCTCTTCTAATAATGAGGAGGAGCAGCGTTTGTGTGGGGGTACAAAAATCTGAGACCACACTGAAAATCAAATGCCCTTACTTTTTGAGTTTCACAATTGGGTTCACAGCTGTGATTCATGAAACGGGAACAGTTTCCTTTCAAAGTCGCATCAATAATCTGCAGACAAAATACAGACAAAGGTTCTGTCTTAACTCATGAAAGCCAGAAACACTTTATCAACACAAAATTCTTATTTTCACAGTAATTCCACAGTCTCACCTCATTATTCTTCAAAGCCATGAAATAATAGTGAATGTTCTTGTTTCGTGCATATTCCTTCACCCGTGCCTTAAATTCCCGATGATCCAAAACTTCTCCACAGTACTCTAAAACAAAGGTGTTCCTGCAAGAGACATAAGAGGTAGCTTAACGCAAGACATAAAGAACATATCTAATAAGCACTTGTTAGATGAAGCAAACAGTACTTACGGCTGTAGGTCTTTGGCTGCTCGTAAGCCCCAGCCTTTGCTCTCAGTCAAAATTACCTCAAAGTCTGCATGCTGCTTCATTTGAAAGCGCCTGTTGGAGCAGTATGCTCCATTCAGACACCGAGAAGAGCTTGAAAGAGtaggaaaaagagaaatataattGCCGACAACGTTCTTACAGCAAATAACTACAACCTGCCAGTAATATAAAATCAGCAAGTTATATAATAATAGGGCTGGACGATTAATTGAACACGATTGTTATGCATATATTGTCTGTAAAGCCATATCTGTAATCAGTAGTAAATCTTGTGCTCTCAGACAGTTGTTTGAGTAGCTTTTCAAAGAACTACAGCTCGGTGTAGTGAATGCTGCTCTATCTGAAAGCACTagaaataatcatatttaatgactttttaacTCCAAACTCATTTCATAACGTCAGTCCGCACAAGAGCGCCCTCTGGGCTTTTGATGGAGATTTACTACTGATCGCAGAACTGTGCTTCACTGGCAAGATTCACATAACAATCGCAGTTTTTGCCAGATGTCAATTGCACATATCCCTGCGATTTGTTGTGCAGCCCTACATAAATACGATGTATTAATAACAGTCTCTCACTACATATACTCTCTACAACAAAGCACACCTGATGTAGTAGTGAGACTTACCACTCAATCATCAGCAAGCGATTGAGGCAATCCTCCCCACAAGCCATCATTCCTCGGGCGCGCTCTTCCCTTGAGAGGATAGCACACTCACACTGCATACGCTTGATGTCTCGATGAGACTTATTCTTCTTTCTGTAAGGACAAAGAACAGATTTTATGAGTTTTATAAaagatcaaattaaatgaacaacTGAACATTTAATTCAACCAGTGGAACCAGgcacaataaaaaattaaaaggaaaaaaatatataaatacttgcCGTTCTGTCAGATATAAATTTTCTTCGATGAGGTCAAAGTATGGTggcatttttttctgctttgccTTTTCCCTCCAAACAGCTGGATCCACAAAGTCTTTCAGACTGAGCAATGGGCGCTCCACCTCTTGAATTTGGTGGAAAGATTCCTTACCATCTTTCAGAACCCTCAAGCTCTCATCCAAACACTCCCTTTTACTGCTCAGACCAGCCTCAGCCTCATTATCCGATTCAGATTCAAACTCTTGACGTCTCTTCTTAGGTGGACCCCTTCCTCGATGAGGCTTTTGGTTGTCTTCTCTAGGGGCTTCCGAGATGTTCTGACTTTCCGTGGTGAAGCTGCAGTTGCTGCTTATCTCATGGGCTTGAACAAATGGGGATGATCCTGGAAGATCAGCAGACAGGATAGATCCTTGTTTGATCCCTACTACCCTGTCGTCATCGTGATCATTGGTCAAAGAGTCTGGATGGATCTGATTGACCGTATCATGATACTGAAAAGGCACATGCGCGTTAACTGGTCTGTTGGTTTTAGAGATGGCAGGCCATGGACCTTGTCTGTGACTGCTATTAAAGAGAGCAATTCCTGGTTGAGGTGGGTTTTCAGTGCCATGACTGCTGTCCGGTTGCTGAAATGTGCTGCTGGGCTGTTCTGACTGGTTAAAGTCCCAGGTTAAGCTATAACCCTTCCCACTGTTGAAGTCAGTGGATTCACCATAGTGCTGCTTTCCTCCTTTCCTTCCATTCCAGCTATCTGGTCTATCGTGGTTTTGATGGTGATCCGATTCAGGTCGTAGAGTCTTTTCAAAACTCTGAAGTGATGCTTGGCTTATCTGGACACTATTTGGTCTTTCTTGTGCACTCCATTTCTTGTCCACATGAGCACTAGTAGCCTCTGAATGGCTGGTGCTGTCAACCATGTTGCTCTGCGATTGGTAGGAGACACGTTGAATATCTGGATTTAGCATTGCAGCTTGTGCACTGGCTTTAAGAAGTGACGAGGACTCCTCTAGCTTTGACTGACTGTTAAAGCCACAAGCAAATTCCCTATTGATGCTTTCATGCATATCAGTCTGTTGCTGTCCAGAAAGCACTGAGGACCCGGGAGACGGTTCAGTCAAGTCATTTATCTCAAGAGCAATGGTTGAGTTTTTTGGCACAACCACCACAGAATGCAACCGCTTTAAGGAAACGCGCCCATCATCTGAATCAGAGTCTGATTCTTCACTCTCACTGTCCTCACTGTGGCATTTGCCATCGTGGTTTAAGGAATCAGGGTCTTGAGTTTCAGGCTTCAGTTTGACTACATTGATTTTCTCTTTACTGCCAGAACTGCAATTAAGGGGAAGATCACTAACAACAGGGGCACTTGTTGATTGAGGATCTTCAACGATCTGTTTTCGAAGTTCACCATGAGTATGTTGGTTTTCAAGGTCAGACATATGAGAACTTACTTTCGGATGAGATTCAGCTGAGGTTGTGTCTCTTATTTGTTCTTCTACAAATTTTTCAGATGGTACTACAGAGTCCTGTTTCTGTGTGCAAGATTCGTCAGTGGTAGTATCATTGTTCAACTCTATTCTTTTTACCGAAATTACCCTTTTCACATCTGGATTCATTATTTTCGTAGGGCTTAGATTTTCTAAAGTGGCTTGACCAACAATGTCCCATCTGGATTTTTTAGCACTACCATCCTTTTTCAAAAACCCACTACTGTGTTGTTCAGGATTCAAATAATGCTGCTCAGAATCTTTTTCACAGAGTTGAGCACTCTGTGTGATGTGCGTTGGCTCATCtaatttagtgtttaatttcaAGCATCCTTCAGGTGGTAATTCTTTCACAGAAAGAGGGTCTGCCAGTGATCCTACTGAATCCTGATTGCAAGTGTGGTCTACAGAAAACGAGTCAGTCTGTCCTTCAGCCACCATTTTACTTTGGATTGGAACCTCATTTATCATTCCAGGTTTATCAGAGGAACTTCTAACTTCAAGACTTCTACTTGTGGTGGAAGTGGATTCCTTCAATTTTTCAGATGTCTTGTGATTCTCAGGAATATTTGTGCACTTTTCCAAACTACTAAGATCTTGGTTTGGAGGTTGTTGCTCAGtttcttgatttgttttaaacaaattaacttTGTGCATAGCTTCATGCATCTGTTGagaaatacatttagatttagGTGGAGTAGAGTTGTCATCAATTTTGCTGCATTCCTTCTGAGGAGTAACTGGGCTGGGGGCTAACGGTGAATGCTTTGTGTCATTACTTGATCTGTCTTTTGATTGTCTCTCTGTACCagtaacattatttaaagtcTTGTGATCTGTTGATTCGTTTTTTTTGGAAGATAAAGTGCCAGACACAGATGACCTGTCTGATCCTTGCGAATGACGTTTTTTTCTGTGCTCCTCATCAGAGTCAGAGCTATTTTTATGGACCTTTTTCTCAGATGTTCGGGATGAGGTAGCTGGGTTAGAATTTGAGGTTTTAGCATTAATCTCAGATTTTGAGTGGGCACTGGATTTCCTGTTAAATGCTTCAGCGTCTGGAGAGCTCTTTCTATTGGACTCAAAGTCACCAGCTTTTAAATGAGATCGCTCTGACTTTGAATGCTGGGTTCTTTTGTCTGACTCGGATGATCGAGAACAATCTGTGGGTTTTGAGTCTCTGTGGGATCTGGAGTGAGCGGATGATTTTGAGTCTTTTTGCGAGCTAGAGTAAGTGGAGGATCGACTCGAGTCACTACCTCGAGTCCTTGTTCGCCTGTGGTCATCTTCTGAGTCAGAGCTATCACGAGACCTGCCATCGGTTCGTGAACGTGAGCTTCTCCTTTCACGATGAGGAGAACTTCTATGAAACCTCCGCTCAGAATCATGGTAATGTGACCTATCCGACCTTGACTGTCTCTCACTCCTGGATCTTTCAGACCTGGAATAAGAACTAGTTCGACAGCCTCGAGATCTTGACCGTGACCGACTTTTGGTCCTTCTTCTGTCTCTGTCAGATCGAGAAGATCTTGACGATGTGTGCCTGGAGTCACGCTCAGATTTTGAACGAACAGAACCCTTTTCCTCTTCTT is part of the Puntigrus tetrazona isolate hp1 chromosome 16, ASM1883169v1, whole genome shotgun sequence genome and encodes:
- the setd2 gene encoding histone-lysine N-methyltransferase SETD2, whose translation is MDALLNQELREDVKDCSIKVENLPTQVIFKGLAPRVVLTNHLLPKGTKAKVNLEEQGRQKVSFSFAQTKKPRQNVFLAPPSPEKSASEHCSALQAGPLPTPDLAGQSDESKNVDPNTPAVGETQAAPAPVSFPLKSKPVLGKLHFKKQILSITVVEDNSIVSTASAEISEPAVQSESDKIRSSAKVETETSLQQSHNNSIVDSSSEKVIKEENPQEKVDSCLKGPVSSHIGKGDKDTSIISEHEENRKSQPRSDSTVPGSESDGDSIRTSSSQKSSDCRNKIKSECQSNEAKRSSNSKTEESEKSRHDRKEEEKGSVRSKSERDSRHTSSRSSRSDRDRRRTKSRSRSRSRGCRTSSYSRSERSRSERQSRSDRSHYHDSERRFHRSSPHRERRSSRSRTDGRSRDSSDSEDDHRRTRTRGSDSSRSSTYSSSQKDSKSSAHSRSHRDSKPTDCSRSSESDKRTQHSKSERSHLKAGDFESNRKSSPDAEAFNRKSSAHSKSEINAKTSNSNPATSSRTSEKKVHKNSSDSDEEHRKKRHSQGSDRSSVSGTLSSKKNESTDHKTLNNVTGTERQSKDRSSNDTKHSPLAPSPVTPQKECSKIDDNSTPPKSKCISQQMHEAMHKVNLFKTNQETEQQPPNQDLSSLEKCTNIPENHKTSEKLKESTSTTSRSLEVRSSSDKPGMINEVPIQSKMVAEGQTDSFSVDHTCNQDSVGSLADPLSVKELPPEGCLKLNTKLDEPTHITQSAQLCEKDSEQHYLNPEQHSSGFLKKDGSAKKSRWDIVGQATLENLSPTKIMNPDVKRVISVKRIELNNDTTTDESCTQKQDSVVPSEKFVEEQIRDTTSAESHPKVSSHMSDLENQHTHGELRKQIVEDPQSTSAPVVSDLPLNCSSGSKEKINVVKLKPETQDPDSLNHDGKCHSEDSESEESDSDSDDGRVSLKRLHSVVVVPKNSTIALEINDLTEPSPGSSVLSGQQQTDMHESINREFACGFNSQSKLEESSSLLKASAQAAMLNPDIQRVSYQSQSNMVDSTSHSEATSAHVDKKWSAQERPNSVQISQASLQSFEKTLRPESDHHQNHDRPDSWNGRKGGKQHYGESTDFNSGKGYSLTWDFNQSEQPSSTFQQPDSSHGTENPPQPGIALFNSSHRQGPWPAISKTNRPVNAHVPFQYHDTVNQIHPDSLTNDHDDDRVVGIKQGSILSADLPGSSPFVQAHEISSNCSFTTESQNISEAPREDNQKPHRGRGPPKKRRQEFESESDNEAEAGLSSKRECLDESLRVLKDGKESFHQIQEVERPLLSLKDFVDPAVWREKAKQKKMPPYFDLIEENLYLTERKKNKSHRDIKRMQCECAILSREERARGMMACGEDCLNRLLMIECSSRCLNGAYCSNRRFQMKQHADFEVILTESKGWGLRAAKDLQPNTFVLEYCGEVLDHREFKARVKEYARNKNIHYYFMALKNNEIIDATLKGNCSRFMNHSCEPNCETQKWTVNGQLRVGFFTTKAVTAGTELTFDYQFQRYGKEAQKCFCGAPSCRGLIGGENRVSVRAAGGKKQRDRSRKKDTDSALTTLDEELEALQENGEGLCGEKDVISLCRLMVRVETMEQRLTCLKLIQNTQNPLCLKQFLDHHGLSLLWIFMVELSEAKSNSVNNIKLQLEIMKALAVLPISTKNMLEESRVLQFIQRWAQSRPLGQPAEQDGYSSESTSRAQTPLNTPDGPPAKLAAELDGDTPKRAVYRRLKIISENSLDSAMSDASKASDGKEEEDEEEEEMEDEPSQLEAIIEREVKVENSETPSESQAELEPELKQEPRETEEVTHITPEATGTERETLETQDAEEKPIVKLEEQLEDEKIVEETKSEEPSESQTEPAAVEDTPTVTDATSAVDISDDVVAEMETPMTETQVENASSEQSSSEGNESCNTAEITPTQPSETIIESVSSETTAVVIESAPTDSPSASVENTPSESAAVSTENASEAAVATGSADASALAIVTVPAEGAAVGTPSQDEEEGVSDVESERSQEPQVRASDISDMAARLLDSWKDLKEVYRIPKKSQVEKESSDRSRDREALMTPRTPSSSREREREREKERDRDRDRDRDWERERDWDRERERERDGERSSLRSADRKRRRGSTSPLPPSAYERGRRNDDRYEQSSSKKKLHTKESRNKLSTEERRKLFEQEVAQREAQKQQQQQQQQQQQQQQQQQQQQLQTLAFNPLAYASSPNFMTYPPGYPIQTYVDPTNPNAGKVLLPTPAVEPLCVTPAPGTFEQTPTQPIISDLNLASPSSTTTQAGPASSLAHIPASLELSSGTQTQQFVQPAVPAQDPNVAVLSVPAQTASPQVQGQQGYTTLWDPNTQQTVTVQTQPTQQYSATAQPQTAIYYQGQPCQTIYSIPAGYPQTNTPVIQTYTEPAAGYLHGQQVYTGHQQGVVVQQGGTVTTIVTSQTVQQEMIVPNSIIDLPPPSPPKPKTIILPPSWKVARDPEGRIYYYHIITRQTQWDPPSWDGTTEEASVEHEAEMDLGTPTYDENPSKFSTKTAEADTSSELAKKSKEVFRKEMSQFIVQCLNPYRKPDCKLGRISNTEDFKHLARKLTHGVMNKELKSCKNPEDLECNENVKHKTKEYIKKYMQKFGTVYRPKEDTELD